A genomic window from Cytobacillus suaedae includes:
- a CDS encoding S8 family serine peptidase, giving the protein MLKKVFATLTTAALVASLAIQAPAPASSSESNELELIGVEMLHHAKKAPNLGKAQFLIHTSNVHIPPGIKKKLEAVPEDNKLHVLQFNGPVTEQDLKDLEKLGVEVLDYIPDFAFTIKAEVDKLENLTSLPTVDSVTPYLPLYKFDPQLFSKGASGLIKATVASFKGEEQTIQVNGLEELIQYGIQNEIKYIAKVSDHKLMNNEAAGILKVGTSQSSYGLDGSGQTVAVADTGLDNGRNDSTMHESFRGKITALYALGRSGNANDPNGHGTHVAGSVLGDASFKGMAPKANLVFQSIMDSNGGLGGIPTNLNTLFSQAYNAGARIHTNSWGAPVNGAYTTESKEVDEYVWNNDMTILFAAGNEGSGRQTISSPGSAKNAITVGATENYRPSFGTNSDNINQVASFSSRGPTTDGRIKPDVTAPGTFILSSRSSLAPDTSFWANYNSKYAYMGGTSMATPLVAGTVALLREHFIENRGVTPKPSLLKAALVVGAQDLNQSFYDQGWGRVQLANSLNVGYINETRALRTGEVAKYSFTADGSDPLKLSLVWTDYPGNPSASRALVNDLDLVITSPSGKQYVGNDFSSPYNNNWDGTNNVENVFLNLSEAGTYTIEIQAYNVPSGTQDFSLAIVN; this is encoded by the coding sequence ATGTTAAAAAAAGTGTTTGCTACACTTACTACTGCGGCGTTAGTTGCTTCTTTAGCCATCCAGGCTCCAGCACCCGCTTCATCCTCAGAATCAAACGAATTGGAGTTAATTGGTGTAGAAATGTTGCATCATGCTAAAAAAGCACCAAATTTGGGGAAGGCTCAGTTTTTAATCCACACTTCAAATGTACACATTCCACCAGGTATTAAGAAAAAACTTGAAGCAGTTCCTGAAGATAATAAATTACATGTTCTTCAGTTTAACGGCCCCGTTACGGAGCAAGATTTAAAAGATCTGGAGAAGTTAGGCGTTGAGGTCTTAGACTATATTCCAGATTTTGCATTTACAATAAAAGCTGAAGTTGACAAGCTAGAAAATCTGACAAGCCTACCGACAGTTGACTCAGTTACACCTTACTTACCACTATACAAGTTTGATCCACAACTTTTTTCAAAAGGAGCTTCTGGGTTAATTAAGGCAACAGTAGCCTCTTTTAAAGGCGAAGAACAAACCATTCAGGTGAATGGGTTAGAAGAACTTATTCAATATGGAATCCAGAATGAAATTAAATACATTGCAAAAGTATCTGACCATAAACTAATGAATAACGAGGCAGCTGGGATTCTAAAGGTTGGTACATCTCAATCATCATATGGCCTTGATGGCTCTGGCCAAACCGTTGCTGTTGCCGATACCGGACTAGACAATGGTAGAAATGATAGTACAATGCACGAATCTTTTAGAGGAAAAATTACAGCTTTATATGCGCTAGGTCGTAGTGGTAATGCTAATGATCCAAATGGACATGGCACACATGTTGCAGGGTCAGTACTAGGAGATGCAAGCTTTAAAGGGATGGCTCCTAAAGCAAATCTTGTCTTCCAATCAATCATGGACAGCAATGGAGGCCTTGGTGGAATCCCAACAAATTTAAATACCCTCTTTTCACAAGCGTATAACGCCGGTGCGAGAATTCATACAAACTCATGGGGTGCTCCAGTAAATGGTGCATACACAACGGAATCAAAAGAAGTAGATGAGTATGTTTGGAACAATGATATGACAATACTTTTTGCAGCTGGAAATGAAGGCTCGGGACGCCAAACAATTAGTTCACCAGGCTCAGCAAAGAACGCAATAACTGTTGGTGCAACTGAGAATTACCGTCCTAGCTTCGGTACAAACTCAGATAATATCAATCAAGTTGCATCATTTTCTTCAAGAGGACCCACTACAGATGGAAGAATCAAGCCGGATGTAACAGCACCTGGAACCTTTATTCTCTCATCACGTTCTTCACTAGCACCTGATACTTCCTTTTGGGCAAATTATAATAGTAAATATGCGTATATGGGTGGTACATCAATGGCTACTCCACTTGTAGCTGGTACAGTAGCATTACTTAGAGAACATTTTATAGAAAATCGTGGAGTTACACCAAAACCTTCTTTACTAAAAGCAGCGTTAGTGGTCGGGGCCCAGGATTTAAACCAGTCCTTCTATGATCAAGGCTGGGGAAGAGTTCAATTAGCTAATTCGTTAAATGTAGGTTATATAAATGAGACTAGAGCTCTTCGCACAGGCGAAGTAGCTAAATACTCTTTTACTGCTGATGGAAGTGATCCATTAAAACTATCGCTTGTATGGACTGACTATCCTGGTAATCCATCTGCATCACGAGCATTGGTCAATGACCTTGATTTAGTCATTACTTCTCCAAGCGGAAAGCAGTATGTCGGAAACGATTTTTCCAGCCCATACAATAATAATTGGGACGGAACAAACAATGTCGAAAACGTGTTTCTTAATTTATCAGAAGCAGGAACATATACCATCGAGATTCAGGCATATAATGTTCCTTCAGGTACACAAGACTTTTCTCTTGCTATAGTTAACTAA
- a CDS encoding TrkH family potassium uptake protein → MLKKVLRFLHRLTPAQLIVTFYFIAVSVAVALISLPIAHKPGVDLSFMDALFTAASAVSVTGLSTVSIADTFSVQGVFILAFVLQFGGIGIMTLGTFIYLVIGRKIGLRERRLIQVDQNQSNLSGLVKLLKSIIIIILLIEAIGTLILGTYFRKYYPTWEEAFYQGFFAAVSATTNGGFDITGASMIPFANDYFVQFITIILITLGAIGFPVLIEVKDFLSQKNGRFRFTLFTKLTTITFMGLIVSGTILILILEFNHFFAGKSWHESFFYALFQSVTTRSGGLATMDVSEFTLPTLLVICGLMFIGASPSSVGGGIRTTTFALNLLFLFHFARGKKSIKIFKRELHEDDIIKSLVVTMMAFIICSVSIIILSITEQHHSLIEIVFEVCSAFGTVGLSMGITPDLSVIGKFLIILNMFIGRVGILTFLFLLGTKGAEVNYHYPKERVIIG, encoded by the coding sequence ATGCTTAAAAAGGTTTTAAGATTTTTACATAGGCTTACTCCAGCACAACTGATTGTAACCTTCTATTTTATTGCGGTATCGGTGGCTGTTGCCTTAATATCCCTACCTATAGCACATAAGCCTGGGGTAGATCTGTCTTTTATGGATGCACTTTTTACAGCTGCAAGTGCAGTGAGTGTAACAGGCCTGTCTACGGTTTCAATAGCAGATACTTTTAGTGTGCAAGGAGTGTTTATTTTAGCCTTTGTTTTACAATTTGGCGGGATCGGAATTATGACCCTTGGAACGTTTATTTACCTGGTCATTGGAAGAAAGATTGGGTTAAGGGAAAGAAGATTGATTCAGGTGGATCAAAACCAATCCAATTTATCAGGATTAGTTAAACTACTAAAGTCTATAATCATCATTATTTTATTAATAGAAGCTATCGGTACATTAATACTTGGTACCTACTTTAGAAAATATTATCCAACGTGGGAAGAGGCTTTCTATCAAGGTTTCTTTGCAGCAGTGAGTGCGACTACAAATGGAGGATTTGACATTACTGGAGCTTCAATGATTCCATTTGCAAATGATTATTTTGTTCAATTTATAACAATTATCCTAATTACGCTAGGAGCAATTGGGTTCCCTGTTCTAATAGAAGTTAAGGATTTCCTTAGTCAAAAGAATGGTCGTTTTCGCTTTACTCTTTTCACAAAGCTGACAACGATTACCTTTATGGGGTTAATTGTAAGTGGAACAATACTTATTCTTATCCTGGAATTTAATCATTTCTTTGCAGGTAAGTCGTGGCACGAATCCTTTTTCTATGCTCTGTTTCAGTCCGTGACGACAAGAAGTGGTGGTTTAGCCACAATGGATGTAAGTGAATTTACACTTCCAACGCTTCTAGTGATTTGTGGATTGATGTTTATCGGTGCTTCACCAAGTTCAGTCGGAGGTGGAATTCGAACCACCACTTTTGCGTTAAATTTGTTATTTCTGTTTCATTTTGCAAGAGGAAAGAAATCAATCAAAATATTCAAACGTGAACTACATGAAGATGATATTATCAAGTCATTAGTTGTAACCATGATGGCCTTTATCATTTGTTCTGTTTCAATCATCATCCTATCAATTACTGAACAGCATCATTCCTTAATTGAAATTGTTTTTGAGGTTTGTTCGGCCTTCGGTACTGTTGGCTTGTCAATGGGAATCACCCCTGACCTCAGTGTTATTGGGAAGTTTCTTATCATACTCAATATGTTTATAGGAAGAGTGGGTATATTAACCTTCTTGTTCTTACTAGGTACAAAAGGTGCTGAAGTGAATTACCATTATCCAAAGGAAAGAGTTATTATCGGCTAA
- a CDS encoding MFS transporter, translated as MEYSKELSYNKRVANKKKHNGKRWAIVSIASIPLIMTLGNSMLIPVLPLFEKKLGISSLQSSMIITLYSVVAIFLIPIAGYLSDRIGRKKVIIPSLIIAGVGGIIAAWGTWASENPYTFVLIGRIFQGVGAAGAAPIVMPLVGDMFRDEDEVSSSLGVIETSNTFGKVLSPILGAALASILWYSPFLAFPVFCLISILLMSFLVKTPDTTEEPPHFGEFISKIKDIFMEKGRWIYAVFAIGCILMYVLFGVLFYLSSTLEDNYGIDGLKKGLILAIPLASLCLASFITGKKISKNKVLMKWLTFIGLVLLATGVFIISFSENLWYLLSVFFLCGIGIGMSLPCLDAFLTEGIEKSQRGTITSIYSSMRFIGVAVGPPVFAILMENSRLLMFYSTTAICILAGLISLFAIKPKQTS; from the coding sequence ATGGAATATTCGAAAGAACTATCCTATAACAAGCGAGTTGCAAACAAGAAGAAGCACAATGGAAAACGCTGGGCTATCGTTTCAATTGCATCCATTCCATTAATTATGACGTTGGGAAACTCTATGTTAATTCCAGTTTTACCTTTGTTTGAAAAAAAGCTCGGTATCAGTTCTTTGCAATCAAGTATGATCATTACACTTTATTCAGTTGTTGCGATTTTTCTAATTCCAATAGCGGGTTATTTATCGGATCGAATCGGTAGGAAAAAGGTTATTATACCGAGTTTAATAATAGCTGGGGTAGGCGGTATCATCGCAGCATGGGGTACGTGGGCTTCTGAAAATCCTTATACTTTCGTTTTAATTGGTCGGATTTTTCAAGGTGTAGGTGCAGCAGGAGCAGCACCGATTGTCATGCCTTTAGTTGGTGATATGTTTAGGGATGAAGATGAGGTCAGTAGTTCATTAGGTGTGATTGAAACGTCAAATACGTTTGGAAAGGTGTTAAGTCCTATACTAGGAGCTGCATTAGCTAGTATTTTATGGTATTCACCCTTTCTTGCATTCCCGGTGTTTTGTCTTATTTCCATTTTGTTAATGAGTTTTTTAGTGAAAACTCCAGATACAACTGAGGAGCCACCTCATTTTGGTGAATTTATCAGCAAAATAAAGGATATCTTCATGGAGAAAGGTCGTTGGATATATGCCGTCTTTGCGATTGGCTGTATACTAATGTACGTTTTATTTGGTGTCCTTTTTTATTTATCAAGTACATTGGAGGATAACTATGGAATTGATGGTTTAAAGAAGGGATTAATATTGGCCATCCCTCTTGCCTCACTCTGTCTAGCGTCCTTTATTACAGGAAAAAAGATAAGCAAAAATAAAGTATTAATGAAATGGCTTACGTTTATAGGCCTTGTACTATTAGCTACGGGAGTATTCATCATCAGCTTTTCAGAAAACTTGTGGTATTTACTATCCGTATTTTTCTTATGTGGAATTGGAATTGGGATGTCGTTACCTTGCTTGGATGCCTTTTTGACAGAAGGCATTGAAAAATCACAACGTGGTACGATTACCTCCATTTATAGTTCAATGCGATTTATAGGTGTAGCAGTTGGCCCACCCGTATTTGCTATCTTAATGGAAAATTCCCGTCTCTTAATGTTTTATAGTACAACGGCTATTTGTATTTTAGCTGGCTTAATTAGCCTCTTTGCAATTAAGCCAAAACAAACAAGTTAA
- a CDS encoding DUF3905 domain-containing protein — protein sequence MAKKKKEEKIEIDSPILDETQPHQISAPSFKGTGIKMQEPFENEHGVVIGDSFYDSPNSPLNNWSDEVDPSIMAGDEWVHPTNDIGWNTTENRELLESKRRPKGVPFMHPDKDVGYGKD from the coding sequence ATGGCAAAAAAGAAAAAAGAAGAAAAAATTGAGATTGATTCACCCATATTAGATGAAACACAACCTCATCAAATAAGTGCACCTTCGTTTAAAGGAACAGGTATTAAAATGCAAGAACCTTTCGAAAATGAGCATGGGGTAGTTATTGGAGATAGCTTTTATGATTCACCTAATTCCCCATTAAATAATTGGAGCGACGAGGTTGATCCATCCATCATGGCTGGAGACGAATGGGTACATCCAACTAATGACATTGGGTGGAATACAACTGAAAACCGAGAGCTTCTCGAAAGTAAAAGACGTCCCAAAGGTGTTCCTTTTATGCACCCAGATAAGGATGTTGGATACGGAAAAGACTAA
- a CDS encoding B12-binding domain-containing radical SAM protein, which yields MNIVVSTLNAKYIHTSLSIRCLKAYAAPEFDIALAEYTIKDPIMNIVTDLYSKKPDVIGFSCYIWNIEETIKVIKMLKKIDSSLTIVIGGPEVTYDVREWLERIPEVDYIVIGEGEETFKQLLFKLQSQESVTEVSGLAFKENDKYKINPQRNKLDLKEIPSPFRFEEDIPQLSKRVTYIETSRGCPFSCQFCLSSIEVGVRYFDREKVKDDIRFLMDNGAKTIKFVDRTFNISRSYAMEMFQFLIDEHRPGTVFQFEITADIMRPEVIEFLNENAPAGLFRFEIGVQSTNDLTNELVMRKQNFNKLKRTVTLVKDGRKIDQHLDLIAGLPEEDYHSFRQTFNDVFEMRPEELQLGFLKMLRGTGLRLRAEDHGYVYMDHSPYEILRNNILPFEDIIRIKQVEDVLEKYWNDHRMDATIEYLVTNVFETPFDFFQQFGSYWEEQGWSRIGHQLEDLFKRLHEFMSAKGVANISIIEGFMKYDYLKNHKYKPRKPWWTDMMTKESRSAHYRNILESPSILGEAFLELNLSEKDIFKHTVLETLPFDLGEYLQSGKIIETETMMLVYFDPYEPHAEIFTTNMSNATL from the coding sequence ATGAATATAGTTGTAAGTACATTAAATGCTAAATACATTCATACGAGTTTATCGATTCGATGCTTAAAGGCATATGCTGCTCCTGAATTCGATATTGCGCTCGCCGAATATACAATTAAAGACCCGATTATGAATATTGTTACTGACCTTTATAGTAAAAAACCAGATGTTATTGGTTTTAGTTGTTATATTTGGAACATTGAAGAGACGATTAAGGTTATAAAAATGTTAAAGAAAATTGACTCTTCACTTACTATTGTTATTGGTGGTCCTGAGGTAACTTATGATGTAAGAGAATGGCTTGAACGTATACCAGAGGTTGATTATATTGTTATTGGTGAAGGCGAGGAAACCTTCAAGCAGCTTCTCTTTAAATTGCAAAGCCAAGAAAGCGTAACAGAAGTTAGTGGCCTTGCTTTTAAAGAAAATGACAAATATAAAATTAATCCACAACGGAATAAATTAGATTTAAAAGAAATTCCTTCTCCATTCCGTTTTGAGGAGGATATTCCGCAGCTTTCAAAACGTGTTACCTATATTGAAACAAGCAGAGGGTGCCCATTTAGTTGCCAATTCTGTTTGTCTTCTATTGAAGTTGGTGTTCGTTACTTTGATCGCGAAAAAGTAAAAGATGATATCCGATTCCTAATGGACAATGGAGCCAAAACGATTAAGTTCGTAGATCGTACGTTCAATATTAGTCGAAGTTATGCTATGGAGATGTTCCAATTTTTAATTGATGAACATCGACCAGGTACTGTGTTTCAGTTTGAGATTACCGCTGACATTATGAGACCTGAGGTTATTGAATTTTTAAATGAGAATGCACCTGCAGGGTTATTCCGTTTTGAAATTGGTGTCCAATCAACAAACGACTTAACGAATGAATTAGTTATGAGGAAACAAAACTTTAATAAGCTTAAACGAACAGTTACCCTTGTAAAAGATGGTCGTAAAATTGACCAGCATCTTGATTTAATAGCTGGACTGCCTGAAGAGGATTATCATTCTTTCCGTCAAACCTTTAATGATGTGTTTGAGATGCGTCCCGAAGAGCTTCAGCTAGGATTTTTAAAGATGTTACGTGGGACAGGCTTACGCCTACGTGCAGAGGACCATGGATATGTTTATATGGATCATTCACCCTATGAAATCCTAAGAAACAATATCCTTCCATTTGAAGATATCATTCGAATTAAGCAAGTTGAAGATGTTCTCGAAAAATACTGGAATGATCACAGGATGGATGCAACCATTGAATACCTAGTTACTAACGTGTTTGAAACTCCTTTCGATTTCTTCCAGCAATTTGGATCATATTGGGAAGAACAAGGATGGTCAAGAATTGGTCATCAGCTGGAAGATTTGTTTAAAAGGCTTCACGAGTTTATGAGTGCGAAGGGTGTAGCGAACATTTCAATCATTGAAGGGTTTATGAAATATGATTACTTGAAGAATCATAAGTATAAGCCTAGAAAACCATGGTGGACGGATATGATGACAAAGGAATCTAGATCCGCTCATTATCGTAACATCCTTGAAAGTCCTTCCATTTTAGGGGAAGCGTTTTTAGAGCTTAACCTATCTGAAAAGGATATATTTAAGCACACTGTTTTAGAGACATTGCCATTCGATTTAGGAGAATACTTGCAGTCTGGGAAGATTATAGAGACAGAAACAATGATGCTTGTGTATTTTGATCCGTATGAACCTCATGCTGAAATTTTCACCACAAATATGAGTAATGCAACTCTCTAG
- a CDS encoding methyl-accepting chemotaxis protein: MVKFITRRSKEKKNKTESNMKAPKPKKVKRTFVSWKNLKLGQKYGSAFSLTLFLFSISAIIIFLQLSSVQDKMTEVDKSADNSIAITEMASVFQQLGSEISIYIANSNIKHVTSFQELTTQFSKLEQEIRPQLVNENHVTIFNKVVANQRELIQLFADDVMPAVKAQQALDSMKASNEANEIINNTVIMLTDLRGQLKVESEKAVESVGASVASTILILIASILVSGILGTISLLIIGRMLKKQFSKLIKTSEEIANGNLNVDSINSDAKDEIGLLSQSIDTMRESLQAMIQEILSVSSHVTDKSTELTTTSSEVRAGSQQVASTMQELSTGAEEQAHSSSLLAQMMEEYVTKINTANESGSRVHKSSLAVLELTEKGNEAMNLSTSQMSKINELMKASVNKVKGLDEQTKQISTLVQVIREIAEQTNLLALNAAIEAARAGEHGRGFAVVADEVRKLAEQVAHSVKDIREIVSSIQHESNDVANSLQAGYKQVEEGTLQIEDTGQTFKDINLAVKTMTGDIHDISTNLATIADSTAKMNQSIENIASVSEQAAAGIEQTSASVQETNGSMELIAGSAETLSDLADQLNSMISKFKL, encoded by the coding sequence TTGGTGAAATTTATAACTAGACGATCGAAGGAGAAAAAGAATAAAACTGAAAGTAACATGAAAGCTCCTAAGCCTAAAAAAGTGAAAAGAACATTTGTTAGCTGGAAAAACTTAAAATTGGGACAAAAATATGGTTCAGCCTTTTCGCTTACTCTTTTCTTGTTTAGTATCTCGGCCATCATTATTTTCCTACAGTTATCGTCAGTACAAGATAAAATGACTGAGGTAGACAAAAGTGCTGATAACTCAATTGCCATTACCGAAATGGCATCTGTGTTTCAACAGCTTGGAAGTGAAATTAGTATTTACATAGCAAACAGCAATATTAAACATGTTACCTCTTTCCAAGAGTTAACCACACAGTTTTCTAAATTAGAACAAGAAATTAGACCCCAACTCGTCAATGAAAACCATGTGACTATTTTTAATAAAGTGGTAGCAAATCAGCGAGAGTTGATCCAATTATTTGCAGATGATGTCATGCCTGCCGTGAAGGCCCAACAAGCACTTGACTCTATGAAGGCTAGCAATGAGGCGAATGAAATTATTAATAATACGGTAATCATGCTTACTGATTTAAGAGGTCAACTGAAAGTAGAAAGTGAAAAAGCAGTAGAATCTGTTGGAGCAAGTGTAGCGTCAACAATCCTTATCCTTATAGCTTCTATTCTAGTTTCTGGAATCTTGGGAACGATAAGCCTACTAATCATAGGAAGGATGCTTAAGAAACAATTCTCTAAACTTATTAAGACATCAGAAGAAATAGCAAATGGAAACCTGAATGTTGACTCAATCAACTCAGATGCAAAAGATGAGATTGGATTACTTAGTCAATCTATTGACACTATGAGAGAAAGCCTTCAAGCGATGATCCAGGAAATTTTGTCTGTCTCTTCACATGTAACTGACAAGAGTACGGAGTTAACAACTACGTCATCTGAGGTAAGAGCAGGTAGTCAGCAAGTTGCATCAACCATGCAAGAATTATCCACAGGTGCTGAGGAACAGGCGCATTCATCTTCTTTACTTGCACAGATGATGGAGGAGTATGTTACCAAAATTAATACTGCAAATGAAAGTGGAAGTAGAGTTCATAAGTCATCCCTAGCTGTTCTAGAGCTAACCGAAAAAGGAAATGAGGCTATGAATTTATCAACCTCACAAATGAGCAAAATCAATGAACTTATGAAAGCCTCTGTAAACAAGGTTAAAGGACTAGATGAGCAAACGAAGCAAATCTCTACCCTTGTACAAGTAATTCGAGAAATTGCAGAGCAAACAAATTTACTCGCTTTGAATGCTGCGATTGAGGCAGCAAGAGCAGGAGAGCATGGAAGAGGCTTTGCAGTTGTTGCGGATGAGGTGAGAAAGCTTGCTGAGCAGGTGGCTCATTCAGTTAAAGATATTCGAGAAATTGTTTCTAGTATCCAACATGAATCGAATGATGTTGCAAACTCCTTACAAGCCGGATATAAGCAAGTCGAAGAAGGTACACTTCAAATAGAAGACACTGGTCAGACGTTTAAAGACATAAATTTAGCAGTTAAGACTATGACTGGAGATATACATGATATTTCTACGAATCTTGCTACAATTGCAGATAGTACTGCTAAAATGAATCAATCAATTGAAAATATTGCATCTGTCTCGGAACAAGCCGCTGCAGGGATTGAACAAACGTCAGCGTCGGTTCAAGAAACAAATGGTTCAATGGAACTAATTGCAGGAAGTGCTGAGACACTCTCGGATTTGGCAGATCAGCTTAACTCCATGATTAGCAAATTTAAACTATAG
- a CDS encoding PAS domain S-box protein: MENQSLKYENDQLKVTYDQVEKDWLENEQMFKDLFHRSPDGILILNELGQIVDANPSFCKSLEMKKRQLLHVSLVDLIECKYKYKAEKITNVLFKNGKVRGDLPLETLDGEKRIFDFTGTTNTYNNLYTLILRDITDKRAMENELRKSEERFRDMFEHAIEAIIIWDDNFKIIRANESASRMFELSIEKLLEHSLLDFVKNAEEYQALVDEFYYKGQIRDELPFNMPNGEEKQLEFTSKKHVIDGYNMTAFRNVSERKRMVKELIDSELKFRKIFDSVMDGIILLNNNFKIIAINPVAASILEVSDVATIGKKLDDIIDLPDGSFDENFVKQMHYKGEKEFILHNGKEKIIEYAYKRQMISNVHMALFRDVTDKKEMEERLRKSDTLSVVGELAAGIAHEIRNPMTALKGFIHLLQASVKEDFSMYFDVITTELKRIESIITEFLILAKPQALQYEKKDLTKVMSDTIELLRPQATLGNVQIIFQHNDPLPEMYCEPNQLKQVFINIIKNGIEVMPKGGSIFVKMFQEDPDHLVISIADQGSGIHKDKLKRLGEPFYTTKDRGTGLGLMVSYKIIEEHKGKIDVTSEVGVGSVFRISLPLSNC, translated from the coding sequence ATGGAAAACCAATCCTTAAAATACGAGAATGATCAGTTAAAGGTTACTTACGATCAAGTTGAAAAAGATTGGTTAGAAAATGAGCAGATGTTCAAGGACCTATTCCATAGATCTCCAGATGGAATTCTTATCTTGAATGAATTGGGTCAAATCGTAGATGCTAACCCTTCATTTTGTAAAAGCTTAGAAATGAAGAAAAGGCAACTATTACATGTTTCACTTGTAGATTTAATTGAATGTAAGTATAAATATAAAGCTGAAAAAATAACTAACGTACTATTTAAGAATGGAAAGGTTCGAGGTGATCTTCCTCTTGAAACGTTAGATGGAGAGAAACGAATTTTTGATTTTACGGGTACAACGAATACCTATAATAACCTGTATACCTTGATATTACGTGACATCACTGATAAAAGAGCGATGGAAAATGAACTGAGAAAAAGTGAAGAGCGTTTTCGAGATATGTTTGAGCATGCGATAGAGGCCATTATTATTTGGGATGATAACTTTAAAATCATTAGAGCAAACGAGTCAGCGAGTCGGATGTTTGAATTATCTATAGAGAAATTATTGGAGCATTCCTTACTTGATTTCGTAAAGAATGCTGAAGAGTATCAAGCCTTAGTTGATGAATTCTATTATAAAGGTCAAATTAGAGACGAACTTCCTTTTAATATGCCAAATGGGGAAGAAAAACAGCTGGAATTTACATCTAAAAAGCATGTGATCGATGGATATAACATGACTGCTTTCAGGAATGTTAGTGAAAGAAAAAGAATGGTAAAAGAATTAATAGATAGTGAACTTAAATTTCGAAAAATATTTGATTCAGTAATGGATGGTATTATTCTTCTAAACAATAACTTTAAAATTATTGCTATCAATCCGGTTGCTGCATCAATCCTTGAGGTTTCCGATGTTGCAACAATTGGAAAAAAACTTGACGATATTATTGATTTACCAGATGGAAGTTTTGATGAAAACTTTGTGAAGCAAATGCATTATAAAGGAGAAAAGGAATTTATCCTCCATAATGGTAAGGAGAAAATAATTGAGTATGCCTACAAAAGGCAGATGATATCAAATGTGCATATGGCATTGTTTCGAGATGTAACGGATAAAAAGGAAATGGAAGAGCGCTTACGTAAGTCAGATACACTTTCAGTGGTGGGAGAGTTAGCTGCTGGGATTGCCCATGAAATTCGAAACCCAATGACGGCTCTAAAAGGATTTATCCATTTACTTCAAGCAAGCGTTAAAGAGGATTTCTCAATGTACTTCGATGTTATTACAACCGAGTTAAAACGGATTGAATCTATTATTACTGAATTTTTAATTTTAGCAAAACCTCAGGCCCTACAATACGAGAAAAAAGACTTAACAAAGGTCATGTCTGATACAATAGAGTTGTTACGGCCTCAGGCAACCCTAGGTAATGTACAGATCATCTTTCAGCATAATGACCCACTACCAGAGATGTATTGTGAGCCTAACCAATTAAAGCAGGTATTTATAAATATTATTAAAAATGGAATTGAGGTCATGCCTAAGGGTGGCTCAATCTTTGTAAAGATGTTTCAGGAGGATCCTGATCATCTTGTCATTTCAATTGCGGATCAGGGCTCTGGCATCCATAAAGATAAATTAAAAAGACTTGGTGAGCCTTTCTACACGACGAAAGATCGAGGAACAGGCCTTGGCTTAATGGTAAGCTATAAAATTATTGAAGAACATAAAGGAAAGATAGATGTAACTAGTGAAGTTGGGGTAGGTTCAGTATTTAGAATATCCTTACCACTTTCTAACTGTTAA
- a CDS encoding DedA family protein, protein MEIESIMLIVKEYGYIALYFVLWLGFFGLPVPNEVIVMTSGFITSKSLLQPLPAFIVTFAGVMSSLTTLYCLGRFSYHSIHPKLMKNNRMKIYMEKSEVLIGKYGPVALIFGYFFPGVRHFIPFMVGSSKMDFSKFALFAYTTGFIWSLALFTGGYYFGNSIERIGEVLYTGGVVGIISIVLMISTILLVRKRRAKRTALKDV, encoded by the coding sequence TTGGAAATTGAGTCTATTATGTTAATTGTTAAAGAATATGGATACATTGCTTTGTACTTCGTGTTATGGCTAGGATTTTTTGGTTTACCTGTGCCCAACGAAGTGATTGTGATGACCAGTGGGTTTATCACATCGAAAAGTCTACTTCAACCTTTGCCTGCATTTATCGTAACATTTGCAGGAGTGATGAGTAGTCTAACAACTCTTTATTGTTTAGGGAGATTTAGCTATCATTCTATTCATCCAAAATTAATGAAAAACAATCGTATGAAAATTTATATGGAAAAATCTGAAGTGCTAATCGGTAAGTATGGGCCAGTTGCTCTTATTTTCGGCTATTTCTTTCCTGGTGTAAGGCATTTTATCCCGTTTATGGTTGGGAGCTCCAAGATGGATTTTAGTAAGTTTGCCTTATTTGCTTATACTACTGGTTTCATCTGGTCTTTAGCCCTTTTTACAGGTGGTTATTATTTTGGAAATTCTATTGAAAGGATTGGAGAGGTGCTTTATACGGGTGGTGTAGTTGGCATTATTTCAATCGTACTTATGATTTCAACCATTTTACTTGTTAGAAAAAGAAGGGCAAAACGAACAGCGCTTAAAGATGTTTAG